From a region of the Myxococcus stipitatus genome:
- a CDS encoding mersacidin/lichenicidin family type 2 lantibiotic — protein MSQSKKDHIRRAWSDPAYYESLTAEERAALPANPASELELDDDVLESITGGCCQPGQTTVICTPCPPKVCL, from the coding sequence ATGAGCCAGTCGAAGAAGGACCACATCCGCCGCGCATGGAGCGACCCCGCGTACTACGAGAGCCTCACCGCCGAGGAGCGCGCCGCGCTGCCGGCCAACCCCGCCTCCGAGTTGGAGCTGGACGACGACGTCCTGGAGAGCATCACCGGCGGCTGTTGCCAGCCGGGGCAGACCACCGTGATCTGCACGCCCTGTCCGCCGAAGGTGTGCCTCTGA
- a CDS encoding mersacidin/lichenicidin family type 2 lantibiotic, whose product MSQSKKDHILRAWRDPAYFAGLTAEERAALPPSPAHEVELGADMLESIGGGNSPSAESSAICTPCPPYHCV is encoded by the coding sequence ATGAGCCAATCGAAGAAGGACCACATCCTCCGCGCGTGGCGTGACCCCGCGTACTTCGCCGGCCTCACGGCCGAGGAGCGCGCCGCGCTGCCACCCAGCCCGGCGCACGAGGTCGAGTTGGGCGCCGACATGCTGGAGAGCATCGGCGGCGGCAACAGCCCCTCCGCCGAGAGCTCCGCCATCTGCACGCCGTGCCCGCCGTACCACTGCGTCTAG
- a CDS encoding type 2 lanthipeptide synthetase LanM family protein, with protein sequence MRERLATLEGPPAPGPVDAGARRRLETWRRQEPFGHGDWWARRLKELGLDEAGLLGLLGDPPAGVEAPTPAWATEVEEAYARPVAEPVDWPPPEPGTPRVPFLSLVEPLVRRAHARLRAGLTALKARFPEAPFTPEAATLLLGHLPLRLAPVLGRALVVELHAAQLDGPLAGGTPEARFETFEHSLRQRAVALDILERYPVLARSAVERVAQWEDASLELMRRLAEDAAGLRERIHGDGDPGLLVEARGGLSDPHRGGRGVCVLRFASGARLVYKPRSLGPESVFQRLLTWVNARGATPSLATVRVWDRGDYGWMEHVDAAPCATSEEVRRFYARQGAYVALLHVLDATDCHCENIIAAGEHPFLVDLETLFHPLSGTRRPRAAEHDQGVAFLSVLRSGLLPQRFWSTREGGGIDLSGLGARPGQKTSQAFLVSAGRGTDQMRYERQPVEMARTQNLPTLQGADVAVLEHRDALAEGFSRMYALLRAHRAQLLAPEGPLAAFADVPMRVLFRNTAVYGTLYFESFHPHVLADAAERQRFLDQLWRSVVTVPDLELLVPLEQRALERADIPYFSARPGSRDLESCQGERLPGFFAESGLERVRRRVEGLSEDDHARQRWVLERSLDVLWLGSTVADRPSYAFQETSLPASREALLEAARGVGRRLLTLAFEGRDEARWLSLFAGEGGWQLAQPGTDVFQGLAGIALSLGYLGEATGDAAFTRVARRAVVALVNVCEENPRGTRGLGILNGWGGILYALTHLGVLWGDDALLDQAVAYTARLAPLVAEDTVLDVGAGSAGCLLAFLGLEAHRPSASLRQLMQACGDRLAATAHPREQGVAWLSEAAGNQYLVGFAHGVAGTALALLQLAAAVGDPRPRELALRALEYERALYSARERNWPDLRARPVELGGDGEHFMWAWCTGAPGVGLARVRGLPLLDDARVRDEIAVAIDSTLARGFGRNHSLCHGDLGNVDFLLEAARALGDASLEQRARRVAGGILRGLQEHGPLHGLQGNAETPGLMVGLAGMAYQLARLALPDSLPSLLAVAPPPPRGRR encoded by the coding sequence TTGCGCGAGCGGCTCGCGACGCTGGAGGGGCCTCCGGCGCCCGGCCCCGTGGACGCGGGAGCGAGGCGGCGGCTCGAGACGTGGCGTCGACAGGAGCCCTTCGGACATGGCGACTGGTGGGCGCGGCGGCTGAAAGAGCTGGGGCTCGACGAGGCCGGGCTGCTCGGGCTGCTGGGCGACCCGCCCGCGGGCGTCGAGGCTCCCACCCCGGCCTGGGCGACGGAGGTGGAGGAGGCGTATGCGCGGCCCGTGGCGGAGCCCGTCGACTGGCCGCCCCCTGAACCGGGTACGCCGCGCGTGCCCTTCCTGTCGCTGGTGGAGCCGCTGGTGCGGCGGGCCCATGCGCGGTTGCGCGCGGGGCTGACGGCGCTGAAGGCGCGATTCCCCGAGGCGCCATTCACGCCGGAGGCGGCGACGCTGCTGCTCGGCCACCTCCCCCTGCGGCTGGCCCCGGTGCTCGGTCGCGCGCTCGTGGTGGAGCTGCACGCCGCGCAGTTGGACGGCCCCCTCGCGGGAGGGACGCCCGAGGCCCGCTTCGAGACCTTCGAACACTCGCTGCGCCAGCGCGCCGTCGCGCTCGACATCCTGGAGCGCTATCCCGTCCTGGCCCGCTCGGCGGTGGAGCGCGTCGCGCAATGGGAGGACGCGTCGCTGGAGCTGATGCGGCGGCTGGCCGAGGACGCCGCCGGGCTGCGCGAGCGCATCCATGGCGATGGGGACCCGGGGCTGCTGGTGGAGGCGCGAGGCGGGCTCTCCGACCCACACCGGGGAGGGCGTGGCGTGTGCGTGCTGCGCTTCGCGTCCGGCGCGCGGCTCGTCTACAAGCCCCGCTCCCTGGGGCCCGAGTCGGTCTTCCAGCGCTTGTTGACGTGGGTGAACGCGCGCGGCGCCACCCCCTCGCTCGCGACGGTGCGCGTCTGGGACCGGGGCGACTACGGCTGGATGGAGCATGTGGACGCCGCGCCGTGCGCCACGTCGGAAGAGGTGCGCCGCTTCTACGCGCGGCAGGGCGCGTACGTGGCGCTCCTGCACGTGCTCGACGCCACGGACTGCCACTGCGAGAACATCATCGCCGCGGGCGAGCACCCCTTCCTCGTGGACCTGGAGACGCTCTTCCATCCGCTGTCGGGCACGCGCAGGCCGCGGGCCGCGGAGCATGACCAGGGCGTGGCGTTCCTTTCGGTGCTTCGCAGCGGACTGCTGCCCCAGCGGTTCTGGAGCACCCGCGAGGGAGGTGGCATCGACTTGAGCGGCCTGGGGGCGCGTCCCGGACAGAAGACGTCCCAGGCCTTCCTCGTGTCCGCCGGGCGGGGCACGGACCAGATGCGCTACGAGCGCCAGCCCGTGGAGATGGCGCGGACGCAGAACCTGCCGACCCTCCAGGGCGCGGACGTCGCCGTGCTGGAGCACCGCGACGCGCTCGCCGAGGGCTTCTCCCGCATGTACGCGCTCTTGCGCGCCCACCGCGCCCAGCTGCTCGCGCCAGAGGGCCCCCTGGCCGCCTTCGCGGACGTGCCCATGCGCGTGTTGTTCCGCAACACGGCCGTCTACGGGACCCTCTACTTCGAGAGCTTCCATCCCCATGTGCTCGCCGACGCGGCGGAGCGCCAGCGCTTCCTCGACCAGCTCTGGCGGAGCGTGGTGACGGTGCCCGACCTGGAGCTGCTCGTCCCGCTGGAGCAGCGAGCCCTGGAGCGGGCGGACATCCCCTACTTCAGCGCGCGGCCCGGCTCGCGCGACCTGGAGTCCTGTCAGGGAGAGCGGCTGCCCGGCTTCTTCGCGGAGTCGGGCCTGGAGCGCGTCAGGCGACGCGTGGAGGGGCTGAGCGAGGACGACCACGCGCGCCAGCGCTGGGTGCTGGAGCGCTCCCTCGACGTGCTCTGGCTCGGCTCGACGGTGGCGGACCGCCCCAGCTACGCCTTCCAGGAGACCTCCCTCCCCGCGAGCCGGGAGGCCCTCCTCGAGGCGGCCCGGGGCGTGGGCCGGCGCTTGCTGACGCTCGCGTTCGAGGGCCGCGACGAGGCGCGGTGGCTCTCGCTGTTCGCGGGCGAGGGAGGCTGGCAGCTCGCCCAGCCGGGCACGGACGTCTTCCAGGGGCTCGCGGGCATCGCCCTGTCGCTGGGCTATCTGGGCGAGGCCACGGGTGACGCGGCCTTCACACGCGTCGCGCGTCGCGCCGTCGTGGCCCTGGTGAACGTGTGCGAGGAGAACCCTCGCGGGACGCGGGGGCTCGGCATCCTCAACGGCTGGGGAGGAATCCTCTACGCGCTCACGCACCTGGGCGTGCTCTGGGGTGACGACGCGCTGCTCGACCAGGCGGTGGCCTACACGGCGCGGCTCGCCCCCCTCGTGGCGGAGGACACCGTCCTGGACGTCGGCGCGGGCTCCGCGGGCTGCCTGCTCGCGTTCCTGGGGCTCGAGGCGCATCGCCCCTCCGCCTCGCTGCGACAGCTGATGCAAGCCTGCGGCGACCGGCTCGCGGCCACCGCCCACCCACGGGAGCAGGGCGTGGCCTGGCTCTCCGAAGCTGCGGGGAACCAGTACCTGGTGGGCTTCGCGCACGGCGTGGCGGGCACCGCGCTGGCGTTGCTCCAGCTGGCGGCGGCGGTGGGAGACCCGCGCCCCCGCGAGCTGGCCCTGCGCGCCCTGGAGTACGAGCGGGCGCTGTACTCGGCTCGCGAACGGAACTGGCCGGACCTGCGCGCGCGCCCGGTCGAGCTGGGAGGCGATGGGGAGCACTTCATGTGGGCCTGGTGCACCGGCGCGCCGGGCGTCGGGCTCGCGCGCGTGAGGGGACTGCCGCTGTTGGACGACGCGCGGGTGCGCGACGAGATTGCCGTGGCCATCGACTCGACGCTGGCGCGCGGCTTCGGACGCAACCACAGCCTCTGCCATGGCGACCTGGGCAACGTGGACTTCCTGCTGGAGGCGGCGCGCGCGCTGGGCGACGCCTCGCTGGAGCAGCGCGCGCGGAGGGTGGCGGGAGGAATCCTGAGGGGGCTCCAGGAGCATGGGCCGTTGCACGGCCTGCAAGGCAACGCGGAGACCCCGGGGCTGATGGTGGGGCTGGCGGGCATGGCCTACCAGCTCGCCCGGCTCGCGCTCCCGGATTCGCTTCCGTCCTTGCTGGCCGTCGCGCCACCGCCGCCACGCGGCAGGCGCTGA
- a CDS encoding GMC family oxidoreductase, with translation MSVREGVGELYDVLIIGSGAGGGPLALSLSSAGLRVLVLEKGREYAREAYAHGPGGLEPQALIPRVEEDPHTVVTRKTVNPLRNALGWTASCVGGATVHMGGYFYRFHPDDMRMRSRFGVYEELEDWPYDYDALEPWYGLAEREVGVSGLAGVNPFEGPRSTPYPMPPLEAHPLAEALDVACRRRGLHPFPTPRAINSRPYLGRPACAYCARCSGLGCPVGARGSSQEALLPRAMATGRCELRALAQAREVTLGADGRVSGCVYLDDRGREHRVLARVVCVCCSAVESARLLLLSRSPRFPDGLANGSGRVGRHLQFHGVTMARARLPLDRGPGATMVDPHPFIGRSVMDHYFLPDGVSELAKGGILRFGRMAPVPETLEGASSAATGELFCEVFHDFIPNARTSMVLDPEVKDRWGLPVARIHLDRPRHHVRAGAWLQARVFELFGDLGAESMESLVVGGTSSYLVHGTCRAGSDPATSVLDAHCQAHEVDNLFVVDGSFMPTSGGAAPTLTILANAFRTADHIARRFRAGDFG, from the coding sequence ATGTCGGTGCGGGAAGGTGTGGGTGAGCTGTATGACGTGCTCATCATTGGCAGCGGCGCGGGCGGTGGACCGCTGGCCCTCTCACTCTCGAGCGCGGGGCTGCGGGTGCTCGTGCTCGAGAAGGGCCGCGAGTACGCGCGCGAGGCGTATGCGCATGGCCCTGGTGGGCTGGAGCCCCAGGCGTTGATCCCCCGCGTCGAGGAGGACCCCCACACCGTCGTCACCCGGAAGACTGTCAATCCATTGCGCAATGCATTGGGCTGGACCGCGTCATGTGTTGGCGGCGCGACGGTCCATATGGGTGGATATTTCTATCGTTTTCATCCTGATGACATGCGGATGCGGAGCCGGTTCGGTGTGTATGAAGAGTTGGAGGACTGGCCCTATGACTACGACGCGTTGGAGCCCTGGTATGGGTTGGCGGAGCGCGAGGTCGGGGTGTCTGGACTGGCGGGGGTGAACCCTTTCGAGGGGCCCCGCTCCACGCCGTATCCGATGCCGCCGTTGGAGGCGCATCCGCTGGCGGAGGCGTTGGACGTGGCGTGCCGGCGCAGGGGGCTGCATCCGTTCCCCACGCCGCGCGCCATCAACTCACGGCCCTACCTGGGGCGCCCCGCGTGCGCCTACTGCGCGCGGTGTTCCGGCCTGGGCTGTCCGGTGGGCGCGCGTGGGAGCAGCCAGGAGGCGTTGCTGCCGCGGGCGATGGCCACCGGGCGATGCGAGCTGCGCGCGCTGGCGCAGGCGCGCGAGGTGACGCTCGGGGCGGATGGGCGGGTCTCCGGCTGTGTCTACCTCGACGACAGGGGGCGGGAGCACCGGGTCCTCGCGAGGGTGGTGTGCGTGTGCTGCTCCGCGGTGGAGTCCGCGCGCCTGCTGCTGTTGTCTCGCTCGCCGCGCTTCCCCGACGGCCTGGCCAACGGCAGCGGCCGGGTGGGGCGGCACCTCCAGTTCCATGGCGTCACCATGGCGCGGGCGCGGCTGCCGTTGGACCGGGGGCCGGGGGCGACGATGGTGGATCCGCATCCCTTCATCGGCCGCTCGGTGATGGACCACTACTTCCTCCCCGACGGGGTCTCGGAGCTGGCCAAGGGGGGCATCCTGCGCTTCGGCCGGATGGCGCCGGTCCCGGAGACGCTCGAAGGGGCGTCGTCCGCCGCGACGGGGGAGCTGTTCTGCGAGGTGTTCCACGACTTCATCCCCAACGCGCGGACGTCCATGGTGTTGGACCCGGAGGTGAAGGACCGCTGGGGCCTGCCGGTGGCGCGCATCCACCTGGACCGACCCCGGCACCATGTCCGCGCGGGCGCGTGGTTGCAGGCGCGCGTCTTCGAGCTGTTCGGTGACCTGGGCGCGGAGTCGATGGAGTCGCTCGTCGTCGGGGGGACGTCCTCGTACCTGGTCCACGGCACGTGCCGCGCGGGGAGCGACCCGGCGACGTCGGTGCTCGACGCCCATTGTCAGGCCCACGAGGTGGACAACCTCTTCGTGGTGGACGGCTCGTTCATGCCGACCTCCGGGGGCGCGGCGCCCACGTTGACCATCCTCGCCAACGCCTTCCGCACCGCCGACCACATCGCCCGGCGTTTCCGGGCGGGCGACTTCGGCTGA
- a CDS encoding SNF2-related protein — translation MSATVQLLEAVRKAARPGIWSNGVNLARAGAVALQSKSGDELELRVRSAGRPVPFTVALYPADEAWECDCPSRVDPCEHVVAAAISLQQAERQDAPMETAANRWSRLVYHFTRTSDGLTLRRTLVHADGKEEALDGSLASVLARPAQAATLQVEQADILADRILEQRRTRGTLSPETLDAVLKVLVSARNVLLEGRPVAIPEEVVVPRAVVEERGGQFVVTVTKDPRVSEVVSPGVARVGDALARLGETGMSGPWLQNLPIVRTYSGENLGELTSKVLPELARRMPVDVRTRRVPPVDRDLKPRILLELHQLDAGLSVLPTLVYGAPPTVRIDNGRMVYLKGAVPLRDEALEQRLVHQLRDELNLVPGRRVTVAGPEMVRWADKLRRWGGDLAGDGASVVSPDMRLVPRLTVEGGSTAAGIPDVRFTLEFQVEGGKGGEARSVDAAAVIRAWTEGLGLVPLVGGGWAPLPRAWLEKHGARVADLLAARQADGHVSNHALPQLSALCETLEQPPPPGLDRLAPLVEGFEKLPEPVLPEDLTASLRHYQRQGVSWLRFLQSAGLGGILADDMGLGKTLQTLCVLGARSLVVCPTSVLPNWAAELKRFRPSLRVSVYHGPGRALDETADVTLTTYAILRLDAAALGARDWSAVVLDEAQAIKNPESQVARAAFSLKSGFRLALSGTPLENRLEELWSLMHFTNPGLLGGRRQFEEKVARPISEGNTATAAELRKRIRPFVLRRLKRDVAPELPPRIESVMHVTLDERERSIYDAVMAATRAEVVALLNDGGSVLKALEALLRLRQAACHPALVPGQQATSSSKVETLVEALGTAVSEGHKALVFSQWTSLLDLIEPALKQAGIAFDRLDGTTSNRGEVTARFQAEDGPPVLLMSLKAGGTGLNLTAADHVFLVDPWWNPAVEAQAADRAHRIGQERPVNVYRLVSQGTVEERILGLQDKKRALVEAALSEAAGAAAITREDLLELFA, via the coding sequence ATGTCCGCGACCGTTCAACTGCTCGAAGCCGTACGGAAGGCTGCACGTCCTGGAATCTGGTCCAACGGAGTGAACCTCGCCCGTGCCGGCGCGGTGGCGCTCCAGTCGAAGAGCGGGGACGAACTCGAGCTGCGCGTCCGGTCGGCGGGGCGCCCGGTCCCCTTCACGGTCGCCCTGTATCCGGCCGACGAGGCCTGGGAGTGCGACTGCCCCAGCCGGGTGGACCCGTGCGAGCACGTCGTCGCGGCGGCCATCTCGCTCCAGCAGGCCGAGCGTCAGGACGCGCCGATGGAGACGGCGGCCAACCGCTGGTCCCGGCTGGTCTACCACTTCACCCGGACCTCGGATGGGCTGACGCTGCGCAGGACGCTGGTCCACGCGGATGGCAAGGAGGAGGCCCTGGACGGCAGCCTCGCGTCGGTGCTCGCCAGGCCCGCGCAGGCCGCGACGCTCCAGGTGGAGCAGGCGGACATCCTCGCCGACCGCATCCTGGAACAGCGCCGCACCCGGGGCACGCTCTCCCCGGAGACGCTGGACGCGGTGCTCAAGGTGCTGGTGTCCGCGCGCAACGTCCTGCTGGAGGGGCGCCCGGTCGCCATCCCCGAGGAGGTCGTCGTCCCGCGCGCCGTGGTCGAGGAGCGCGGCGGCCAGTTCGTGGTGACGGTGACGAAGGACCCGCGCGTCTCGGAGGTGGTGAGCCCCGGGGTGGCGAGGGTGGGGGACGCGCTGGCGCGCCTGGGCGAGACGGGCATGTCGGGGCCCTGGCTCCAGAACCTGCCCATCGTCCGGACGTACTCCGGAGAGAACCTGGGCGAGCTGACGTCGAAGGTGTTGCCGGAGCTGGCGCGGCGCATGCCCGTCGACGTGCGCACCCGCCGCGTGCCGCCGGTGGACCGCGACCTCAAGCCGCGCATCCTCCTGGAGCTGCACCAGCTCGACGCGGGCCTGTCCGTGCTGCCCACGCTCGTCTATGGCGCGCCGCCGACGGTGCGCATCGACAACGGGCGCATGGTGTACCTGAAGGGCGCCGTGCCCCTGCGCGACGAGGCGTTGGAGCAGCGGCTGGTCCACCAGCTGCGCGACGAGCTCAACCTCGTGCCCGGTCGCCGGGTGACGGTGGCGGGCCCGGAGATGGTGCGCTGGGCGGACAAGCTGCGCCGCTGGGGCGGGGACCTGGCGGGAGATGGCGCGTCGGTGGTGAGCCCCGACATGCGGCTCGTGCCCCGCCTCACGGTGGAGGGGGGGAGCACCGCCGCGGGCATCCCCGACGTGCGCTTCACGCTGGAGTTCCAGGTGGAGGGCGGCAAGGGCGGTGAGGCGCGCTCCGTCGACGCGGCGGCCGTCATCCGCGCGTGGACGGAGGGGCTGGGGCTGGTGCCGCTGGTGGGCGGAGGTTGGGCGCCGCTGCCCCGCGCGTGGCTGGAGAAGCACGGCGCGCGCGTGGCGGACCTGCTCGCCGCGCGCCAGGCGGATGGCCACGTGTCCAACCACGCGCTGCCCCAGCTGTCCGCGCTGTGCGAGACGCTGGAGCAGCCGCCGCCCCCGGGGCTGGACCGGCTGGCGCCGCTGGTCGAGGGCTTCGAGAAGCTGCCGGAGCCGGTGCTGCCGGAGGACCTCACCGCGTCGCTGCGCCACTATCAGCGGCAGGGTGTCAGCTGGCTGAGGTTCCTCCAGAGCGCGGGGCTGGGCGGAATCCTCGCGGACGACATGGGCCTGGGAAAGACGCTCCAGACGCTGTGCGTGCTGGGGGCGCGCTCGCTCGTCGTCTGCCCCACGAGCGTGCTGCCCAACTGGGCCGCGGAGCTCAAGCGGTTCCGTCCGTCGCTGCGCGTGAGCGTCTACCACGGCCCCGGTCGCGCGCTGGACGAGACCGCGGACGTGACGCTCACCACCTACGCCATCCTCCGCCTGGACGCGGCGGCGCTGGGCGCGCGCGACTGGAGCGCGGTGGTGCTGGACGAGGCGCAGGCCATCAAGAACCCGGAGAGCCAGGTGGCTCGCGCCGCGTTCTCGCTCAAGTCCGGCTTCCGGCTGGCGCTCAGCGGCACGCCGCTGGAGAACCGGCTGGAGGAGCTGTGGAGCCTGATGCACTTCACCAACCCGGGCCTGCTCGGGGGCCGGCGGCAGTTCGAGGAGAAGGTGGCCCGGCCCATCTCCGAGGGCAACACGGCCACGGCGGCCGAGCTGCGCAAGCGCATCCGTCCCTTCGTGCTGCGCCGCCTCAAGCGCGACGTGGCGCCGGAGCTGCCGCCGCGCATCGAGTCGGTGATGCACGTGACGTTGGATGAGCGCGAGCGCTCCATCTACGACGCGGTGATGGCGGCGACGCGCGCGGAGGTCGTCGCGCTGCTCAACGACGGCGGCAGCGTGCTCAAGGCGCTGGAGGCGCTGCTGCGGCTGCGGCAGGCGGCGTGCCACCCGGCGCTCGTCCCGGGGCAGCAGGCCACCTCGTCGTCGAAGGTGGAGACGCTGGTGGAGGCGCTGGGCACCGCGGTGTCGGAGGGGCACAAGGCGCTGGTGTTCTCGCAGTGGACGTCGCTGCTGGACCTCATCGAGCCGGCGCTGAAGCAGGCGGGCATCGCCTTCGACCGGTTGGACGGCACCACGTCGAACCGGGGCGAGGTCACCGCGCGCTTCCAGGCGGAGGACGGGCCGCCGGTGCTGCTCATGTCGCTGAAGGCCGGTGGCACGGGCCTCAACCTCACCGCGGCGGACCACGTGTTCCTCGTGGACCCGTGGTGGAACCCGGCCGTGGAGGCGCAGGCCGCCGACCGCGCGCATCGCATCGGCCAGGAGCGGCCGGTGAACGTGTATCGCCTGGTGTCCCAGGGCACGGTGGAGGAGCGCATCCTGGGGCTCCAGGACAAGAAGCGCGCGCTCGTCGAGGCGGCGCTGAGCGAGGCGGCGGGGGCGGCCGCCATCACCCGTGAGGACCTGCTGGAGCTGTTCGCGTGA
- a CDS encoding DUF885 domain-containing protein, which translates to MLSLESEAKKMDATTALHALISEEWQYQLEHSPTYASVQGDRRWNGRWDDLSLEAIEADHRHSLQVLERLKKVDRARLSADDQLNLDLFRRDYETWVEEHQFKWYLLPTNQVGGIPEGIKQPPGVQTAYQLADNLRFETVKDYEDWLVRLGGFGTYVDQVVALMREGLREKRVHPQVILQRIPGQVERQLVEDPTKSGFFSPFLRFPASIPLAEQQRLSALARDAIQKGVVPALRRFHQFVTAEYIPGASQQVGIWQLPEGEKMYAFFARRFTTTDLTPDEIHALGLSEVKRIRAEMEAIMKRTGFQGTLPEFFHYLRTDPRFYHRTGEDLLLHYRALAKRIDPTLVRLFKTHPRQPYAVEPTPDEMAPDVTTGFYYPAAADGSRPGTYLVNLYRPETRPRWEMVPLTLHEAVPGHHFQTSLATEQTGLPDFRRFGYYVAYGEGWALYCETLGDELGLYADPYDKFGQLSYDMWRAVRLVVDTGMHAKRWTRQQALDYFMENAPRQQLDITNEVDRYIAWPGQALAYKVGQLKIRELRTRAERALGGRFDVREFHDVVLLGGSLPLDVLERKVDAWIAGQKAAPRTTSATGK; encoded by the coding sequence ATGTTGTCCCTGGAGTCCGAGGCCAAGAAGATGGATGCGACGACGGCGCTGCACGCGCTCATCTCCGAGGAGTGGCAGTACCAGCTCGAGCACAGCCCCACGTACGCGTCGGTGCAGGGCGACCGGCGCTGGAACGGGCGCTGGGACGACTTGAGCCTGGAGGCCATCGAGGCGGACCACCGCCACTCGCTCCAGGTGCTGGAGCGGCTGAAGAAGGTCGACCGCGCCCGGCTGTCCGCGGACGACCAGCTCAACCTGGACCTGTTCCGGCGCGACTACGAGACGTGGGTGGAGGAGCACCAGTTCAAGTGGTACCTGCTGCCCACCAACCAGGTGGGCGGCATCCCGGAGGGAATCAAGCAGCCGCCGGGCGTGCAGACGGCCTACCAGCTCGCGGACAACCTGCGCTTCGAGACGGTGAAGGACTACGAGGACTGGCTGGTGCGCCTGGGCGGGTTCGGGACCTACGTCGACCAGGTGGTGGCGCTGATGCGCGAGGGCCTGCGCGAGAAGCGCGTCCATCCCCAGGTCATCCTCCAGCGCATCCCCGGGCAGGTGGAGCGTCAGCTGGTGGAGGACCCGACGAAGAGCGGCTTCTTCAGCCCCTTCCTGCGCTTCCCCGCGAGCATCCCCCTGGCGGAGCAGCAGCGCCTGTCCGCCCTGGCGCGCGACGCCATCCAGAAGGGCGTGGTGCCCGCGCTGCGGCGCTTCCACCAGTTCGTGACGGCCGAGTACATCCCCGGCGCGTCCCAGCAGGTGGGCATCTGGCAGCTGCCGGAGGGCGAGAAGATGTACGCGTTCTTCGCCCGCAGGTTCACGACGACGGACCTGACGCCGGACGAAATCCACGCGCTGGGCCTGTCCGAGGTGAAGCGCATCCGCGCGGAGATGGAGGCCATCATGAAGCGCACGGGCTTCCAGGGGACGCTGCCGGAGTTCTTCCACTACCTGCGCACGGACCCCCGCTTCTATCACCGCACCGGCGAGGACCTGCTGCTGCATTACCGGGCGCTGGCCAAGCGCATCGACCCCACGCTGGTGCGGCTGTTCAAGACGCACCCGCGCCAGCCCTACGCCGTGGAGCCGACGCCGGACGAGATGGCGCCGGACGTGACGACGGGCTTCTACTACCCGGCGGCGGCGGACGGCTCGCGTCCCGGGACGTACCTGGTGAACCTGTACCGCCCGGAGACGCGCCCGCGCTGGGAGATGGTGCCCCTGACGCTGCACGAGGCGGTGCCCGGCCACCACTTCCAGACGTCGCTGGCCACCGAGCAGACGGGGCTGCCCGACTTCCGTCGCTTCGGCTACTACGTCGCGTACGGCGAGGGCTGGGCGCTCTACTGCGAGACGCTGGGCGACGAGCTGGGGCTGTACGCGGACCCGTACGACAAGTTCGGTCAGCTCTCCTACGACATGTGGCGCGCGGTGCGGCTCGTCGTCGACACGGGCATGCACGCCAAGCGGTGGACGCGGCAGCAGGCGCTCGACTACTTCATGGAGAACGCGCCCCGCCAGCAGCTCGACATCACCAACGAGGTGGACCGCTACATCGCGTGGCCGGGGCAGGCGCTCGCGTACAAGGTCGGCCAGCTCAAGATTCGCGAGCTGCGCACGCGCGCCGAGCGCGCCCTGGGCGGGCGCTTCGACGTCCGCGAGTTCCACGACGTGGTGCTGCTGGGGGGCTCGTTGCCGCTGGACGTGCTGGAGCGCAAGGTCGACGCCTGGATTGCAGGCCAGAAGGCCGCGCCCCGGACGACCTCCGCCACCGGGAAGTAG